The DNA window GGTGGCATCCAACGACAGCTCAGCGCCAAAAATGGTTGGTAAACCCACTTCTTGGGCGGCTTGTGCGAAACGTACTACCCCGTAGAGACCGTTGTGGTCGGTGATCGCCAAAACCTCCAGGTTTAACCTGGTTGCTTCTTCTACCAACTCTTCAGGGCTTGAAGCGCCGTCTAGGAAACTTAGATTAGAGTGGCAATGCAGCTCGGCATAGGGAACAACTGACACCCCCAGAACAATACGAACATACGTTCGGTTTTTCAAGAGCCAAGGGCATTAAGAAAATTCAGCTGCCACCGTTAATCGATACCACCACACAGCTAAAAGGCTGGTCGTCGGCTAAAAAGTTGACCCTCACCAGCTCGGTAGCGCCCATCACATTCATATCTAGTCGCTCCCCTACCGCCACTGTCGGCAGCGACAGCCGAGTTTCACCGCCGATCAAAGCCTTCACGTTGCCACCGCCCATGTTGGCCAGCTCACCAATCACATCGTGAACTTCGCTCTCAGGAGGTTCTTCCCCATCTTCGTAACCCAACATGGCAGCGGTAAAGCTAACCGCTCCCGCCATTGGGGTTTCAATCATGAAAGCACCTTGCCAGCTACCGTTTATCTGCACCGCCGAGCGAACTTCACGCCCCTCATAGGCCAGAGGATTTTCCACCACTACAGCGTCAAGACCTAGCATCGACTCCCAAATTTCAACTGCTATTTGGGTTATGTCATCGGCGCTAACACTCATTTAGCCTGCCCTTCTACATGAGATCGAAGCTGATAGATTCCTGCTCGCGTTGGATTAACCCGAACAAAAGAATCATCAATGTTCAATGTAGTTTCGGCATTCCCGAGGAATAAATAACCATCGGGCCGCATAATTTTCTTAACCCGAGACAAAATCTTCTGTTTTGTTGGAATATCGAAGTAAATCATGACATTTCGTAACATAACAATGTCAACATTAGGGACTTCGGTCCAAGGCCCAATCAGATTAATTACCCCAAAGCGGACCATTTTCCGCAGTTCATCTTTAATTACCCACTGCGTACCATCATTGGTGAAGTAGCGAGCCATCAAATTAGGTGGTAAGCCACGGCTTACTTCTAATTGCGAATAACGCCCTTCTCGCGCTTTATTAACCACCGATTCTGCTAAATCACTAGCCAAAATACTTACACGCCAATTAGTTAGTTCAGGGAAACTATCGCGTAAAACCATGGCCACGCTGTAGGGCTCTTGCCCGCTCGAACATGCCGCTGACCACAAGGTGATAGATTGCTCCACCGAGCGTCGACGAACCAGGTCGGGAATAACCGTAGATTTCAAAGCCTCATACGGGTGAAGATCGCGAAACCACGATGTTTCATTGGTGGTCATGGCTTGCACCACCTCGTGATGCAAACGGCTATAAGGCTCATACCGAAGTTTGGCCACCATGGCGCCAACATCTTTGAAACCAGCGGCTTGAGCCACTGGTCGCAGGCGGCTTTCCACCAAATAACCTTTGCCCGACTCCACCACCAAAGCTGCCGAGGTATAAACCAGTTCTCTTACATATTGAAAATCGGCCTGGCTAACAGCACTCAACGCCCTGGCCTCCCATCACCAGGCGCTGCTTCCCGCATCACGCGGCCGAAAGAAACTCTCTGCATAATCTCATTAGGCAGATTAGTGAGACTGTAAACCTCAGTTGTAATGCCACCTTCAACTACCGCCCCCGGCATACCCCACACCACGCTGGAGGCTTGATCTTGGGCGATCACTTGGCCACCGGCATCTAGAATTGCTTGGGAGCCGCGCATGCCATCACGGCCCATACCAGTCATTACTACCGCCAGCGCATTCACACCATAAATCTTGGCGACCGATCTGAACAACACATCAGCAGCCGGTCGACAAGAGTTCTCTTTGGGGCCACTGTTCAAAGTTAGAACCTTGCTACCCGAAGCCGTACTTCCCACCTCAAGATGAAAATCGCCAGGGGCAATCCAACATTTACCCGGCTGCAAAACGTCACCTGATTTGGCTTCAACCACCTCGATGGCAGCGTTGGCGTTGAGGCGTTCGGCTAGCAACTTAGTGAACATGGGCGGCATGTGCTGAACGATCACAATTGGCACTGGCATGTTCAGCGGTAACTGTGGCAGCAACTCGGCTAGGGCATTCGGTCCCCCCGTTGAGATGCCAATGGTGACCACATCTACCCGATTGGCTAAACCCTGGGGGCGAGCTGCACGAACTTCGCGTGGCGTGGCTGCCGCCTGAGTAGGGCCTACACCACCTCGTCGGGCCGGGTTTGGTGAATTTGTGGCCGCTGATGCTCTCGGAGAATCACGAGGTGGTCGCCTGCTTGGTGCCGGTGGTGCCGTGGTGGCATCTGATATCACATCCCGGCGACTTCGATGCAGCTCGGCTTGCATAGCCCGATCAACCTGGGGTGACAAACGACGTCCACGCTCTGGGGACACCGGCGGAGGTTCGTTGGCATCAGGCAACCCCGTAAGGGCCAAGATTCGAGGTACTAGCTCATCTCGAACCAGTTCGATAGCCGCGGTAACACTGCCGACATTGGCGGGTTTAGTGACATAGTCATTAGCACCTCGCATTAACGCTTCTAAAGTGACCGCGGTACCACGTTCAGTAAGGGTGCTGAACATTATAACCGGCAGGTTTGGGTATTGACCCCGAATCGCAACCAGGGTTTCAATACCATCCATAACCGGCATTTCAATATCTAAAATAACCAAATCCGGTTGTAGCTGCTCTATTTTTTGAAGTGCAATTTTGCCGTTGGCGGCGGTGCCAACCACATCAATAGTTGGCACCTTGGCCAGCACATCAGAAACTAAGCGTCGCACCACCACCGCATCATCAGTAATAAGAACCTTTGCCCGGCGGTTCGGATGTAAACCCACTGCGTTTCTACCTCTCCGCCCTGGTGAGCCTGATGGTTGGTTATTGCATAGTTACTTTAGGTTGTTATTAACCAGAGTGATCAACCGGGTCGAAGCCAACGGTCGTCA is part of the Acidimicrobiia bacterium genome and encodes:
- a CDS encoding chemotaxis protein CheX, which produces MSVSADDITQIAVEIWESMLGLDAVVVENPLAYEGREVRSAVQINGSWQGAFMIETPMAGAVSFTAAMLGYEDGEEPPESEVHDVIGELANMGGGNVKALIGGETRLSLPTVAVGERLDMNVMGATELVRVNFLADDQPFSCVVVSINGGS
- a CDS encoding protein-glutamate O-methyltransferase CheR, encoding MSAVSQADFQYVRELVYTSAALVVESGKGYLVESRLRPVAQAAGFKDVGAMVAKLRYEPYSRLHHEVVQAMTTNETSWFRDLHPYEALKSTVIPDLVRRRSVEQSITLWSAACSSGQEPYSVAMVLRDSFPELTNWRVSILASDLAESVVNKAREGRYSQLEVSRGLPPNLMARYFTNDGTQWVIKDELRKMVRFGVINLIGPWTEVPNVDIVMLRNVMIYFDIPTKQKILSRVKKIMRPDGYLFLGNAETTLNIDDSFVRVNPTRAGIYQLRSHVEGQAK
- a CDS encoding chemotaxis response regulator protein-glutamate methylesterase, whose protein sequence is MGLHPNRRAKVLITDDAVVVRRLVSDVLAKVPTIDVVGTAANGKIALQKIEQLQPDLVILDIEMPVMDGIETLVAIRGQYPNLPVIMFSTLTERGTAVTLEALMRGANDYVTKPANVGSVTAAIELVRDELVPRILALTGLPDANEPPPVSPERGRRLSPQVDRAMQAELHRSRRDVISDATTAPPAPSRRPPRDSPRASAATNSPNPARRGGVGPTQAAATPREVRAARPQGLANRVDVVTIGISTGGPNALAELLPQLPLNMPVPIVIVQHMPPMFTKLLAERLNANAAIEVVEAKSGDVLQPGKCWIAPGDFHLEVGSTASGSKVLTLNSGPKENSCRPAADVLFRSVAKIYGVNALAVVMTGMGRDGMRGSQAILDAGGQVIAQDQASSVVWGMPGAVVEGGITTEVYSLTNLPNEIMQRVSFGRVMREAAPGDGRPGR